The genomic stretch ACAGCGCCGCAGAATGGCTGCATCTCGATGTGATGGACGGGCGTTTTGTACCGAACATCAGTTTTGGCATTCCCGTGATTGAACATATTCGCAAGGCAACAAAAAAAGTGTGCGATGTACATCTGATGATTGTAGAACCGGAAAGATATATTGATGCTTTCCACAAAGCAGGTGCAAACAATATTTCGTTGCACATAGAAGCCTCGCCAAATCTGCATCGCAGCATCCAGCACATTCATTCGCTTGGCATGAAAGCAGGCGTAGCCGTGAATCCGCATACGCCGATTGACAGCTTGCAGGATATTATTCAGGACATAGATTTTGTAAACCTGATGAGCGTAAATCCCGGTTTCGGCGGGCAATCTTTTATCGAACACACTTTAATTAAAATAAAGCAACTGCGTAAATTAGCCAACGACAAAGGCTTGGAAACATTGATTGAAATTGACGGCGGCGTTACATTGGAAAATGCAAAAGCGATTTTTGACGCAGGTGCAAACGTGCTTGTAGCGGGCAGTTCGGTGTTTAAAGCACGTAATCCACAACAAGCGATTGCAGAGTTGTTGGACGTATAAAATTTACGGCGCTAATCTTTTAATTTTCCAAGTTCCATTTTCCAAAGTGTACAACAATCTATCGTGCAAACGATTGGAACGACCTTGCCAAAACTCAATAGATTCAGGCATTACAGCGTATCCGCCCCAATGTTCGGGACGCGGAATATCTTCGCCAAACTGCTCTTTAAAATGTTTTTCATTTGCTTCCAAAACTTCGCGCGAAGCAATCACTTCGCTTTGCGGCGAGCTCCACGCTCCTACTCTACTGCCCGCAGGCCGTGAATAAAAATACTCATCGCTTCGCGCTGCGGAAACTTTTTTAACTCGACCGGTAATGCGCACTTGTCTTTCTAGTTCTTTCCAAAAAAATACCAGGCAAGCATACGGATTTTCGGCAAGTTCTTTTCCTTTTGCACTGTTGTAATTGGTAAAAAATTCAAAACCTTCTTCCGAAAAATTTTTCAGTAAAACGATGCGCGCATCGGGCTTTCCATCACTTGAAACCGTTGCCAAAGTCATTGCATTTACTTCTTCAATTTCGCTGTGAACGGCTTGTTGCCACCATGCGTCAAACTGTGCTATTGCGTTGGGCAATACATCGCTTTCGTTCAGTGTCATCAATTTATAATCGGTACGAATGTTTGCTATATTCATTTTCAAATTTTCAAATCATCACATTATCAAATTACTTTTCTCCGGCTCTTTTCAGCAGCTCCTTTTCGGCTTTCGTAAGTGCCGCATAACCTTTATTGTTGATTTTATCCAAAATTTCATCAACACGTTCCTGCGTTACATGTTCTTTTGTTTCAAAAGGCTTGCGAGTGGTTTTATAAAAAAAAGGGCTTTCGTTTTTTGTTTGTTTATATTTTTTATCGGGATTAAAAAGACTGTCAATTTTATGCACAAACGAATATATCCATTCGCCATAATCGTTTCCTTTTTTCAATTGGTAAATAATATAAAAACCAACCAGCGCAGAAAACAAAATCGTTGAAACATACGCCACGCCTGCATTTGCAACAGAACTTACACTAACCAACATGAATACCGCAAACAAAATCCATAAAGGAATACCGCCGCCGAGCATCGGGAAAATTCTGTACTGCGGCGTTAGCGTGGTGGCGCCTGCTGCTACCGCAACTACTGCCGGTAAAGCGCCAATAAGAAAATCAATATGAACAACAGATTGCGGAAGCACTGCATTAATTATTAAGAAAAATATTCCGCCCAAAATACCACCGTACAAATACAAAGGAATGAGTCTTTTGTTTCCCGAAAGACTTTGTAAGATGTACCCGAAAGCAACCAGCCACAAAAGATTGGAAAACAAATCGAGCAGCGATTCGTGCGTGAACATATACGAGAAAAGCGACCATGGCTGACGGATAAATTGTCCAAACGAAGAGGGTAATATAAAATAATTAAAAATTTCTCTGTGGAAAGTATCAATAGTTGTATCCGCAACATTGCTGCTCGATGTCATAAAATAAAACACCTTAAAAAATATCAGCAATACAAACAATACTGCATTTGCGGCAATCAGCAACACCAAAGCATTTGAGCTGCTGCCGAGCGAAATTTTATGTTTGGGTCGAAGCGTTGAATTCATTTTAAAAATTGATTGAACAAAGTTAAAAAATAGTAATCCGATATGGAAGATGATTTCAATCATCTCTTTGAAAATTGCCACAGATGCACAAATGAATATTATCTGTGCGCCTGTCGCAATTCCTTAATAAAAATGCCTTCTGTCTGTTTTATTCCAGATATAAATTAATAAAAATCCGACCAGCGCACCGCCAAGGTGCGCAACATGTGCAACATCATCGCCGGGCGAAGAACGAATGGTAGCGAACAGTTCGTATGCCAAATATCCCAACACGCCCCACTTTGTTTTTATCGGCAAAAAGAAATACAGGTATAAATACGTATTCGGAAAAAGGTAAGCGAAAGCCGCCAATACACCAAAAACCGCACCGCTCGCGCCAAGCATCGAAGCATTAATAACCAAATAATCCTGCAAAGCCAAATCGCGCTGCGACGCATCAAGTTTCAGTAAATTAAATTCAGCAACCGTTTGGTGTAAATTAAAATGCAGATACGTAAGATAAATAACCGCCGCACCAATACCCGACACAAGATAAAACGTAAGAAATCGTTTCGCACCGAAATTTATCTCTAACGCCGAGCCGAACATCCACAAACCAAGCATGTTCAGTAAAATATGCGATATGCCCAAACTCGAATTAAAC from Arachidicoccus sp. BS20 encodes the following:
- a CDS encoding rhomboid family intramembrane serine protease produces the protein MNSTLRPKHKISLGSSSNALVLLIAANAVLFVLLIFFKVFYFMTSSSNVADTTIDTFHREIFNYFILPSSFGQFIRQPWSLFSYMFTHESLLDLFSNLLWLVAFGYILQSLSGNKRLIPLYLYGGILGGIFFLIINAVLPQSVVHIDFLIGALPAVVAVAAGATTLTPQYRIFPMLGGGIPLWILFAVFMLVSVSSVANAGVAYVSTILFSALVGFYIIYQLKKGNDYGEWIYSFVHKIDSLFNPDKKYKQTKNESPFFYKTTRKPFETKEHVTQERVDEILDKINNKGYAALTKAEKELLKRAGEK
- a CDS encoding rhomboid family intramembrane serine protease; the protein is MPQYNQQIGFPPFTPVIKNLIIFNFLVWIAQSFISVHITNWLDDTFALHSTYSTLFKPWQLVTYMFMHSPFNSSLGISHILLNMLGLWMFGSALEINFGAKRFLTFYLVSGIGAAVIYLTYLHFNLHQTVAEFNLLKLDASQRDLALQDYLVINASMLGASGAVFGVLAAFAYLFPNTYLYLYFFLPIKTKWGVLGYLAYELFATIRSSPGDDVAHVAHLGGALVGFLLIYIWNKTDRRHFY
- the rpe gene encoding ribulose-phosphate 3-epimerase, producing MKRIIAPSFLASDFLRLNEEVEMINNSAAEWLHLDVMDGRFVPNISFGIPVIEHIRKATKKVCDVHLMIVEPERYIDAFHKAGANNISLHIEASPNLHRSIQHIHSLGMKAGVAVNPHTPIDSLQDIIQDIDFVNLMSVNPGFGGQSFIEHTLIKIKQLRKLANDKGLETLIEIDGGVTLENAKAIFDAGANVLVAGSSVFKARNPQQAIAELLDV
- the pdxH gene encoding pyridoxamine 5'-phosphate oxidase, giving the protein MNIANIRTDYKLMTLNESDVLPNAIAQFDAWWQQAVHSEIEEVNAMTLATVSSDGKPDARIVLLKNFSEEGFEFFTNYNSAKGKELAENPYACLVFFWKELERQVRITGRVKKVSAARSDEYFYSRPAGSRVGAWSSPQSEVIASREVLEANEKHFKEQFGEDIPRPEHWGGYAVMPESIEFWQGRSNRLHDRLLYTLENGTWKIKRLAP